Proteins from a single region of Haliaeetus albicilla chromosome Z, bHalAlb1.1, whole genome shotgun sequence:
- the ABHD17B gene encoding alpha/beta hydrolase domain-containing protein 17B — MNNLSFSELCCLFCCPPCPGKIASKLAFLPPDPTYTLMCDESGSRWTLHLSERADWQYSSREKDAIECFMTRTSKGNRIACMFVRCSPNAKYTLLFSHGNAVDLGQMSSFYIGLGSRINCNIFSYDYSGYGASSGKPTEKNLYADIDAAWVALRTRYGIRPENVIIYGQSIGTVPSVDLAARYESAAVILHSPLTSGMRVAFPDTKKTYCFDAFPNIDKISKITSPVLIIHGTEDEVIDFSHGLALFERCQRPVEPLWVEGAGHNDVELYGQYLERLKQFVSQELVNL; from the exons ATGAATAATCTTTCCTTTAGTGAACTGTGTTGCCTGTTCTGTTGTCCACCATGCCCAGGGAAAATTGCCTCCAAACTGGCATTCCTACCTCCTGATCCCACGTACACACTGATGTGCGATGAGAGTGGTAGTCGCTGGACTTTACATCTCTCAGAGCGAGCAGACTGGCAATATTCTTCTAGAGAAAAAGATGCCATTGAGTGCTTCATGACTAGAACAAGTAAAGGTAACAGGATTGCCTGTATGTTTGTGCGTTGCTCGCCTAACGCCAAGTATACTTTGCTCTTCTCACATGGAAATGCTGTTGACCTAGGTCAGATGAGTAGTTTTTACATAGGACTGGGTTCACGGATTAATTGCAACATATTCTCATATGATTATTCTGGATATGGTGCAAGTTCTGGGAAGCCAACAGAGAAGAATCTGTATGCTGACATTGATGCTGCTTGGGTGGCTCTTAGGACAAG GTACGGAATCCGCCCTGAAAATGTGATTATATATGGCCAGAGTATAGGAACAGTACCATCTGTGGATCTTGCTGCTAGGTATGAAAGTGCTGCTGTAATTCTTCATTCTCCACTGACCTCAGGAATGCGAGTAGCTTTTCCTGATACAAAGAAGACCTATTGTTTTGATGCATTCCCAAA cattgacaaaatttctaaaataacatCTCCTGTGTTAATAATCCATGGGACTGAAGATGAAGTAATTGACTTTTCACATGGCCTAGCATTATTTGAGCGTTGCCAGAGACCTGTAGAACCACTGTGGGTAGAAGGAGCGGGCCATAATGATGTGGAACTCTATGGACAGTACCTTGAAAGGTTAAAACAGTTTGTGTCACAGGAACTGGTGAActtgtaa